One genomic window of Oncorhynchus kisutch isolate 150728-3 linkage group LG24, Okis_V2, whole genome shotgun sequence includes the following:
- the LOC109869143 gene encoding activin receptor type-1B-like isoform X1 codes for MALKRFVLTLLALSGLAIGDALRCNCTNCVKSGYECETDGACMASTSFIQGHEQHVRICIARDSLVPPGQPFYCLSAEGLLNTHCCYTDYCNRVDLKVPSLPVKPGELGWVGSGGPWGPVELVAVIAGPVFLLCMLLLVGLFLFQHHQRTYSHRQRLEVEDPSCEHLYLAKDKTLQDLIYDMSTSGSGSGLPLFVQRTVARTIVLQDIIGKGRFGEVWRGKWRGGDVAVKIFSSREERSWFREAEIYQTIMLRHENILGFIAADNKDNGTWTQLWLVSDYHEYGSLFDYLNYYSVTIEGMIKLALSAASGLAHLHMEILGTQVFQLSVSSSLGKPGIAHRDLKSKNILVKKNGMCAIADLGLAVRHESITDTIDIAPNQRVGTKRYMAPEVLEETINMKHFDSFKCADIYALGLVYWEIARRCNTGSIHEDYQLPYFDLVPSDPSIDEMRKVVCDQRLRPNVPNWWQSYESLRVMGKIMRECWYSNGAARLTALRIKKTLSQLSVEEDIKM; via the exons CCCTGCGGTGTAACTGCACCAACTGTGTGAAGTCTGGTTACGAGTGTGAGACTGACGGGGCCTGCATGGCCTCCACCTCCTTCATCCAGGGGCATGAGCAACATGTAAGGATCTGTATCGCCAGAGACAGCCTTGTGCCCCCTGGCCAACCTTTCTACTGTCTCAGTGCTGAGGGACTGCTcaacacacactgctgctacactgaCTACTGCAACCGCGTCGACCTCAAGGTTCCCTCGC TCCCTGTGAAACCAGGGGAGCTGGGCTGGGTGGGCTCTGGAGGCCCCTGGGGGCCAGTGGAGCTGGTGGCTGTGATTGCAGGGCCGGTCTTCCTGCTGTGCATGCTGCTACTGGTGGGCTTATTCCTCTTCCAGCATCACCAGAGGACCTACAG CCACAGACAGCGGCTTGAGGTGGAGGACCCCTCCTGTGAACACCTCTACCTGGCCAAGGACAAGACCCTGCAGGATCTCATCTATGACATGTCCACCTCCGGGTCTGGTTCTG GCCTTCCCCTGTTCGTGCAGCGTACGGTGGCCAGGACCATCGTTCTGCAGGACATCATAGGGAAGGGCCGCTTCGGGGAGGTGTGGCGGGGGAAGTGGCGTGGGGGAGACGTGGCGGTGAAGATCTTCTCATCCAGAGAGGAGCGCTCGTGGTTCAGAGAGGCTGAGATCTACCAGACCATCATGCTGCGACACGAGAACATCCTGGGATTCATCGCCGCCGACAATAAAG ataACGGCACATGGACCCAgttgtggctggtctcagactacCACGAGTACGGTTCTCTGTTTGACTACCTGAACTACTATTCTGTGACTATAGAGGGCATGATCAAACTGGCACTGTCTGCCGCCAGCGGCCTGGCTCACCTGCATATGGAGATACTGGGCACGCAGG TCTTCCAACTCAGTGTTTCCTCCTCTCTAGGTAAGCCTGGTATCGCCCACCGTGATCTGAAGTCTAAGAACATTTTGGTGAAGAAGAATGGCATGTGTGCCATCGCTGACCTGGGGCTGGCAGTACGCCACGAGTCCATCACTGATACTATAGACATCGCCCCTAACCAGCGTGTTGGCACCAAGAG GTATATGGCTCCAGAGGTCCTGGAAGAGACCATCAACATGAAACACTTTGACTCGTTTAAGTGTGCTGATATCTACGCCCTGGGGCTGGTGTACTGGGAGATAGCGCGCCGCTGCAACACTGGAA gtatCCACGAGGATTACCAGCTGCCCTACTTTGACCTGGTACCCTCTGACCCCTCCATAGATGAGATGAGGAAGGTGGTGTGTGACCAGAGGCTGAGGCCTAACGTGCCCAACTGGTGGCAGAGCTACGag TCTCTGCGTGTGATGGGTAAGATCATGAGGGAGTGCTGGTACTCTAACGGAGCGGCCCGGCTCACGGCTCTACGTATCAAGAAGACTCTCTCTCAGCTCAGTGTTGAGGAGGACATCAAGATGTAA
- the LOC109869143 gene encoding activin receptor type-1B-like isoform X2 — translation MALKRFVLTLLALSGLAIGDALRCNCTNCVKSGYECETDGACMASTSFIQGHEQHVRICIARDSLVPPGQPFYCLSAEGLLNTHCCYTDYCNRVDLKVPSLPVKPGELGWVGSGGPWGPVELVAVIAGPVFLLCMLLLVGLFLFQHHQRTYSHRQRLEVEDPSCEHLYLAKDKTLQDLIYDMSTSGSGSGLPLFVQRTVARTIVLQDIIGKGRFGEVWRGKWRGGDVAVKIFSSREERSWFREAEIYQTIMLRHENILGFIAADNKDNGTWTQLWLVSDYHEYGSLFDYLNYYSVTIEGMIKLALSAASGLAHLHMEILGTQGKPGIAHRDLKSKNILVKKNGMCAIADLGLAVRHESITDTIDIAPNQRVGTKRYMAPEVLEETINMKHFDSFKCADIYALGLVYWEIARRCNTGSIHEDYQLPYFDLVPSDPSIDEMRKVVCDQRLRPNVPNWWQSYESLRVMGKIMRECWYSNGAARLTALRIKKTLSQLSVEEDIKM, via the exons CCCTGCGGTGTAACTGCACCAACTGTGTGAAGTCTGGTTACGAGTGTGAGACTGACGGGGCCTGCATGGCCTCCACCTCCTTCATCCAGGGGCATGAGCAACATGTAAGGATCTGTATCGCCAGAGACAGCCTTGTGCCCCCTGGCCAACCTTTCTACTGTCTCAGTGCTGAGGGACTGCTcaacacacactgctgctacactgaCTACTGCAACCGCGTCGACCTCAAGGTTCCCTCGC TCCCTGTGAAACCAGGGGAGCTGGGCTGGGTGGGCTCTGGAGGCCCCTGGGGGCCAGTGGAGCTGGTGGCTGTGATTGCAGGGCCGGTCTTCCTGCTGTGCATGCTGCTACTGGTGGGCTTATTCCTCTTCCAGCATCACCAGAGGACCTACAG CCACAGACAGCGGCTTGAGGTGGAGGACCCCTCCTGTGAACACCTCTACCTGGCCAAGGACAAGACCCTGCAGGATCTCATCTATGACATGTCCACCTCCGGGTCTGGTTCTG GCCTTCCCCTGTTCGTGCAGCGTACGGTGGCCAGGACCATCGTTCTGCAGGACATCATAGGGAAGGGCCGCTTCGGGGAGGTGTGGCGGGGGAAGTGGCGTGGGGGAGACGTGGCGGTGAAGATCTTCTCATCCAGAGAGGAGCGCTCGTGGTTCAGAGAGGCTGAGATCTACCAGACCATCATGCTGCGACACGAGAACATCCTGGGATTCATCGCCGCCGACAATAAAG ataACGGCACATGGACCCAgttgtggctggtctcagactacCACGAGTACGGTTCTCTGTTTGACTACCTGAACTACTATTCTGTGACTATAGAGGGCATGATCAAACTGGCACTGTCTGCCGCCAGCGGCCTGGCTCACCTGCATATGGAGATACTGGGCACGCAGG GTAAGCCTGGTATCGCCCACCGTGATCTGAAGTCTAAGAACATTTTGGTGAAGAAGAATGGCATGTGTGCCATCGCTGACCTGGGGCTGGCAGTACGCCACGAGTCCATCACTGATACTATAGACATCGCCCCTAACCAGCGTGTTGGCACCAAGAG GTATATGGCTCCAGAGGTCCTGGAAGAGACCATCAACATGAAACACTTTGACTCGTTTAAGTGTGCTGATATCTACGCCCTGGGGCTGGTGTACTGGGAGATAGCGCGCCGCTGCAACACTGGAA gtatCCACGAGGATTACCAGCTGCCCTACTTTGACCTGGTACCCTCTGACCCCTCCATAGATGAGATGAGGAAGGTGGTGTGTGACCAGAGGCTGAGGCCTAACGTGCCCAACTGGTGGCAGAGCTACGag TCTCTGCGTGTGATGGGTAAGATCATGAGGGAGTGCTGGTACTCTAACGGAGCGGCCCGGCTCACGGCTCTACGTATCAAGAAGACTCTCTCTCAGCTCAGTGTTGAGGAGGACATCAAGATGTAA